The Meriones unguiculatus strain TT.TT164.6M chromosome 1, Bangor_MerUng_6.1, whole genome shotgun sequence genome has a segment encoding these proteins:
- the LOC110557856 gene encoding zinc finger protein 426-like, with protein MAAPDLSHGLSGDSVCLQKEVSAERMLVDYLTNYQGLVRFEDVTVDFTQEEWTSLNPAQRNLYRDVMLENYQNLATVGDQLIKPNLISWLEQEEFSTGQKIVFPEWKMQLETRCSAFQHNIGGVQMAGSQNGRELWDWTQHGYSSELSSLKTHMKNQTTQDDYDCSQYRKDFPVLPNKNCAGEKLSDLSQSKETGITHPVKVYQKIATQEKSFECNDYGKSNFQTHRRTHNGDKLYERNEYGRSFINSRLAVLIETLNAKKPYRCKECGKGYRYPAYLNIHMRTHTGEKPYECKECGKAFNYSNSFQIHGRTHTGEKPYVCNQCGKAFTQYSGLSIHVRSHNGDKPYECKECGKAFLTSSRLIQHIRTHTGEKPFVCVKCGKAFAISSNLNGHLKMHAEEKTCECKICGKAFGYPSCLNNHMRTHNAKKSYTCKECGKAFNYSTHLKIHMRIHTGEKPYECKQCGKAFSHSTSFQIHERTHTGEKPYECKECGKAFICPSSFRIHEISHTHTEEKPYKCQQCGKAYSHPRSLRRHERTH; from the exons ATGGCAGCTCCTGACTTGTCCCATG GTCTTTCAGGGGACTCAGTCTGCTTGCAGAAAGAAGTATCAGCAGAAAGGATGTTAGTTGACTACCTGACAAATTATCag GGGTTAGTGCGCTTTGAAGATGTGACTGTGGACTTTACCCAAGAGGAGTGGACCTCACTGAACCCAGCTCAGAGAAACCTCTACAGAGATGTGATGTTGGAGAACTACCAGAACCTGGCCACAGTGG GAGATCAGCTCATCAAACCCAATTTGATCTCTTGGTTGGAACAAGAAGAGTTTAGTACAGGTCAGAAGATAGTTTTCCCAG AATGGAAAATGCAACTTGAAACCAGATGTTCAGCATTCCAGCATAACATTGGTGGTGTGCAGATG GCAGGAAGCCAGAATGGAAGAGAGCTCTGGGACTGGACGCAGCATGGATACTCCAGTGAACTCTCATCCCTTAAGACACATATGAAAAATCAAACTACACAGGATGATTATGATTGCAGTCAGTACAGAAAAGACTTTCCAGTGCTTCCGAATAAAAACTGTGCTGGTGAGAAACTTTCTGACCTCAGTCAGAGTAAAGAAACCGGTATCACACACCCAGTTAAAGTTTATCAGAAAATTGCCACACAAGAGAAATCTTTTGAATGCAATGACTATGGGAAGTCAAACTTTCAGACACATAGGAGAACTCACAATGGAGACAAACTTTATGAACGTAATGAATATGGGAGAAGTTTTATAAACTCAAGACTTGCTGTGCTTATAGAAACTCTCAATGCAAAGAAACCGTACCGATGTAAGGAATGTGGGAAAGGCTATAGATACCCTGCATATCTAAATATTCACATGCGAACTCACACTGGTGAGAAGCCCTATGAGTGTAaggaatgtgggaaagccttcaatTATTCCAATTCATTTCAGATACATggaagaactcacactggagagaaaccctatgtatgtaatcagtgtgggaaagctttCACTCAGTACTCAGGCCTTAGTATACATGTAAGATCTCACAATGGAGacaagccctatgaatgtaaggagtgtgggaaagccttccttACATCCTCCCGACTTATTCAACATATAAGAACTCACACAGGAGAAAAGCCTTTTGTGTGTGTcaaatgtgggaaagcctttgctaTATCTTCAAATCTTAATGGACATTTGAAAATGCATGCTGAAGAGAAGACCTGTGAGTGCAAGATTTGTGGGAAAGCATTTGGATATCCTTCATGTCTTAATAATCACATGAGAACTCACAATGCCAAAAAATCATACACATGTAAGGAATGTGGGAAGGCCTTTAACTATTCCACCCACCTTAAAATTCACATGCGAATCCACacaggagaaaaaccctatgagtGTAaacagtgtggaaaagccttcagTCATTCCACTTCATTTCAGATACATGAAAGAacccacactggagagaaaccatatgaatgtaaggagtgtgggaaagccttcatcTGTCCCAGTTCCTTCAGAATTCATGAAATAAGTCACACTCACACTGAAGAAAAACCCTATAAGTGTCAGCAGTGTGGAAAAGCCTACAGTCATCCTCGTTCACTTAGAAGACATGAAAGGACTCACTAG